A portion of the Corynebacterium rouxii genome contains these proteins:
- the dut gene encoding dUTP diphosphatase, with product MENDHEKPSMVAIQRLDPELPLPVRKHCGDAGADLFSAESVTIEPGHRILVGTGIAIALPIGTVGLIHPRSGRALKEGLSIVNTPGTIDADYRGEIKVCLINLDPTTPIHIERGERIAQLLVQKVELVDFCEVETLSETERGINGYGSTGVN from the coding sequence ATGGAAAACGATCACGAAAAGCCAAGTATGGTGGCAATTCAGCGATTAGACCCTGAGCTTCCGCTGCCGGTTCGCAAGCACTGCGGTGACGCCGGCGCTGATCTATTTTCGGCTGAAAGTGTCACAATCGAACCAGGACATCGGATTCTTGTCGGAACTGGCATAGCGATTGCACTGCCAATAGGTACTGTTGGCCTTATTCACCCTCGTTCTGGTCGTGCTTTGAAAGAAGGTCTGAGTATCGTCAATACTCCAGGTACTATTGATGCTGATTATCGCGGTGAGATTAAAGTTTGCCTGATTAATTTGGATCCCACGACTCCCATTCACATTGAGCGAGGGGAAAGGATTGCACAATTACTGGTGCAAAAGGTTGAGCTGGTCGATTTCTGCGAAGTTGAAACATTGTCAGAAACCGAGCGTGGTATCAACGGTTACGGATCTACTGGAGTTAACTGA
- a CDS encoding copper resistance CopC family protein, with amino-acid sequence MKSQCVRSTWRGVKFASIGVLTSLFLLQQTAFAHDVVISSNPQDGAKVTEFPTTVELTFSGIPKKDFNTVALSRKSDSTVLYRGEPHLDGQVVSFTLPSNIEKQAGEYLIGFQITSSDGHSTKGRTTFTYVDPSQVNGSSEVSAGGELKSTTSEGLRSATTFAAGGIALIALAIVSIFLVARRNSQKG; translated from the coding sequence GTGAAGAGTCAATGTGTACGTAGCACGTGGCGGGGCGTTAAATTCGCTTCTATAGGCGTGTTAACAAGTCTTTTTTTGCTTCAGCAAACCGCTTTTGCTCACGACGTTGTGATTTCTTCTAATCCGCAAGATGGTGCAAAAGTAACGGAATTCCCGACAACCGTTGAACTGACCTTTTCGGGTATCCCTAAAAAAGATTTCAATACAGTTGCATTGAGTCGGAAATCTGATTCGACAGTCTTGTATCGGGGTGAGCCTCATCTTGATGGTCAGGTAGTGAGCTTCACATTGCCTTCGAATATTGAAAAACAAGCGGGTGAGTATCTAATTGGTTTTCAGATCACTTCATCGGATGGGCACTCCACCAAAGGGCGAACCACATTCACTTATGTTGATCCTTCACAAGTAAACGGTTCTAGTGAAGTCTCGGCAGGAGGTGAATTGAAATCCACCACCTCTGAAGGGCTGAGGTCGGCGACTACTTTCGCCGCAGGCGGGATCGCATTAATTGCACTAGCTATTGTTTCTATTTTTTTAGTTGCACGACGTAACTCCCAGAAAGGATAA
- a CDS encoding dihydrofolate reductase family protein: MQRDSTFSNTEAIERIVYSALPATTIDEPECRAIAITSINGSATLSEVSGSLGDQTDAELLIQLLQLRGWADAIIVGAETARKEKYGPARLQTALRPKDKS; encoded by the coding sequence ATGCAGCGTGACTCTACCTTTTCCAATACAGAGGCAATCGAACGGATTGTTTATTCAGCTCTGCCTGCCACTACAATCGACGAACCAGAATGCCGCGCCATTGCGATTACATCTATTAATGGTTCAGCAACTTTATCGGAAGTCTCCGGTTCGCTGGGCGACCAAACAGATGCAGAGTTACTAATACAACTACTACAACTACGCGGATGGGCAGATGCCATCATTGTGGGCGCCGAAACTGCACGGAAAGAAAAATATGGTCCTGCAAGACTCCAAACAGCATTAAGACCCAAAGACAAAAGTTAG
- the msrB gene encoding peptide-methionine (R)-S-oxide reductase MsrB, with amino-acid sequence MTNFKLITDAEWRQRLSSEEYRVLREAGTEAPHTGEYTNTTTEGVYSCRACGIELFRSTEKFNSHCGWPSFFSPLAGDKVIERTDTSHGMVRTEVICANCESHLGHVFAGEGYDTPTDLRYCINSVCLTLTPAEES; translated from the coding sequence ATGACAAATTTTAAATTGATCACCGACGCCGAATGGCGCCAACGACTCAGCAGCGAAGAGTACCGTGTTTTGCGAGAAGCAGGTACCGAAGCACCGCACACTGGGGAATACACCAACACCACCACCGAAGGTGTCTATTCATGTCGTGCTTGTGGTATTGAACTTTTTCGATCAACAGAAAAGTTCAATTCCCATTGCGGATGGCCTTCTTTTTTCTCACCATTAGCCGGCGATAAGGTTATAGAGCGCACAGACACCTCTCATGGGATGGTCCGCACTGAAGTAATCTGTGCAAATTGCGAATCCCATTTAGGGCATGTCTTTGCAGGTGAAGGTTACGATACCCCCACAGATCTGCGCTATTGCATTAACTCAGTGTGCTTAACACTAACTCCTGCAGAAGAAAGCTAA
- a CDS encoding DUF3000 domain-containing protein, translating into MTENQAMPIIASESSHESIPQDFMDAVESMHKARLRPEISLGTIRPPQRLAPFSHAVGLEVTGALSDDSQGDAFGRLILLHDPSSDESWDGSMRLVAYIQADMDASVANDPLLPDVAWHWLTEALDKTHADHTNLGGTVTATASVRFGEIGGPPRAYQVEMRASWTAATIDLAPHVSAFAQVLANVAGLPPEGTTSISR; encoded by the coding sequence GTGACTGAAAACCAAGCAATGCCCATTATTGCCTCAGAAAGCTCTCACGAATCCATCCCTCAGGATTTTATGGACGCCGTGGAATCGATGCACAAGGCTAGGCTCCGGCCAGAGATCTCCTTAGGCACGATCCGTCCACCGCAACGGCTAGCTCCTTTTAGCCACGCAGTGGGACTGGAGGTCACCGGCGCTTTGTCAGATGATTCGCAAGGTGACGCCTTCGGCCGGCTTATCCTCCTCCACGACCCGTCATCAGACGAATCTTGGGACGGATCGATGCGATTAGTTGCTTACATTCAAGCCGATATGGATGCATCTGTTGCAAATGATCCACTTTTACCCGACGTCGCTTGGCACTGGCTTACAGAAGCTTTAGATAAAACCCATGCTGATCACACGAATCTCGGAGGAACTGTAACTGCTACAGCATCAGTTCGCTTTGGCGAAATTGGTGGACCTCCTCGTGCATATCAAGTTGAAATGCGCGCATCTTGGACAGCGGCAACAATTGATCTTGCACCTCATGTATCAGCTTTTGCTCAAGTATTAGCAAATGTAGCCGGACTGCCTCCCGAGGGTACGACAAGCATCTCCCGATAA
- the dxs gene encoding 1-deoxy-D-xylulose-5-phosphate synthase, which produces MSILEHISSPADVKNLSYEQLDTLASEIREFLVEKVSATGGHLGPNLGVVELTLAIHRVFSSPSDPIIFDTSHQSYVHKILTGRAGAFDTLRQKDGLSGYTSRAESNHDWTESSHASASLSYADGLAKAFQLKGEKARNVVAVVGDGALTGGMCWEALNNIATGTERNVVVVVNDNGRSYSPTIGGFADNLAALRMKPSYDRVMEQGKTTLKSLGWVGERTFEALHAFKEGVKSSVIPTEMFPELGMKYIGPVNGHNTKAVEAALRYGRDHKGPLIVHVVTEKGKGYAPAENDVAELMHSTGVINPKTGEPVGTKSPGWTSVFSKELVKAGETRKDIVAITAAMAGPTGLSAFGEKFPDRLFDVGIAEQHAMTSAAGLALGGLHPVVAIYSTFLNRAFDQLLMDVGLLNLPVTIVLDRAGVTGSDGASHNGVWDFAVAGIVPGIRIAAPRDDENLKELFAEALTIDSPTVVRFPKGELPPRLTAQQRFDDGAELLHYSDSDHEDLTPSILVIAVGSLVPSVMEIVSDIEECGCNVTVVDPRWAVPVAPSIVGLAADHDLVVTVEDGIIHGGVGAMINEALNASEIDVPVRNLAFPEVFPEHQSRNQLLDAVGLSPRGIKTQIITAAESLFLLDKE; this is translated from the coding sequence ATGAGCATTCTTGAGCACATCTCGTCACCTGCCGATGTCAAAAATTTAAGCTACGAACAATTAGATACATTAGCGAGCGAGATCCGCGAATTTTTAGTGGAAAAGGTTTCGGCGACTGGAGGCCACTTAGGTCCGAACCTTGGGGTGGTCGAACTGACACTCGCAATACATCGTGTATTTTCTTCACCAAGTGATCCCATCATTTTTGATACCTCGCACCAGTCCTACGTTCATAAGATTTTGACAGGTCGTGCAGGAGCTTTCGATACCCTTCGCCAAAAAGATGGATTGTCTGGATATACTTCTCGCGCTGAAAGCAACCATGATTGGACTGAATCATCGCATGCGTCAGCTTCGTTATCGTATGCGGATGGATTGGCGAAGGCTTTCCAACTAAAAGGCGAAAAAGCTCGAAATGTGGTTGCAGTCGTCGGTGATGGCGCTCTAACTGGTGGTATGTGTTGGGAGGCCTTAAACAATATTGCAACTGGGACCGAGCGCAATGTTGTGGTGGTGGTCAATGACAATGGGCGAAGCTATTCGCCGACTATTGGCGGTTTTGCGGATAATTTAGCGGCGCTTCGGATGAAACCAAGCTATGACCGCGTGATGGAGCAAGGTAAAACTACTCTTAAATCTTTAGGGTGGGTAGGCGAGCGTACATTTGAAGCTCTTCATGCTTTTAAAGAAGGCGTGAAGTCAAGTGTCATCCCTACAGAGATGTTCCCAGAATTGGGCATGAAGTATATTGGTCCAGTTAATGGACATAATACGAAAGCTGTAGAGGCCGCGTTACGCTATGGACGAGACCATAAAGGTCCTCTGATTGTTCATGTGGTGACAGAAAAGGGCAAAGGATATGCCCCTGCTGAAAATGACGTAGCTGAATTGATGCACTCGACGGGTGTTATCAATCCGAAGACCGGTGAACCAGTGGGTACTAAGAGCCCCGGATGGACATCAGTTTTTAGTAAAGAACTCGTAAAGGCTGGAGAGACGCGCAAAGATATTGTTGCAATCACGGCTGCCATGGCTGGACCGACAGGGCTTTCTGCCTTTGGTGAGAAATTCCCTGATCGATTGTTTGACGTTGGAATCGCAGAGCAACATGCTATGACGTCTGCTGCTGGTTTGGCGCTAGGCGGTCTCCATCCAGTCGTTGCTATCTATTCGACATTTCTCAATAGAGCATTTGATCAATTACTCATGGATGTCGGTTTGCTCAATCTTCCGGTGACGATCGTTCTGGATCGTGCGGGAGTTACCGGCTCCGATGGCGCAAGTCACAATGGTGTTTGGGATTTTGCAGTAGCTGGGATCGTACCAGGTATCCGAATTGCGGCACCGCGTGATGACGAGAACCTCAAGGAGTTGTTCGCTGAAGCACTCACTATTGATTCTCCAACGGTTGTGAGGTTCCCTAAGGGAGAACTGCCGCCTCGGCTGACTGCGCAGCAGCGTTTCGACGATGGTGCGGAACTATTGCATTATTCCGATTCGGATCATGAGGATTTGACACCGAGCATTTTAGTAATTGCCGTTGGCTCTCTCGTTCCATCTGTTATGGAAATTGTGTCCGACATTGAAGAGTGCGGTTGTAATGTGACTGTGGTTGATCCACGATGGGCCGTACCTGTCGCGCCATCAATCGTGGGATTAGCAGCAGATCATGATCTTGTTGTAACGGTCGAAGATGGCATTATTCATGGCGGAGTGGGCGCTATGATTAATGAGGCGCTTAATGCCTCTGAGATTGATGTACCGGTTCGAAATTTGGCATTTCCTGAGGTGTTCCCAGAACATCAAAGCAGGAATCAACTACTTGATGCTGTGGGCTTGTCTCCTCGAGGCATAAAGACTCAAATTATCACCGCTGCAGAATCGCTTTTTCTTTTAGACAAAGAATAG
- a CDS encoding DUF4193 domain-containing protein, with product MATDYDAPRRREEDEMESDSLEGLKAAESNKNDMDDDGEIVEPFELPAVDLSGEELNVTVIPRQADEFTCSECFLVQRNNRIDHVEDDGSVVCKDCA from the coding sequence ATGGCCACTGATTATGATGCACCTCGTCGTCGAGAAGAAGATGAGATGGAATCTGATTCTCTCGAAGGACTAAAAGCCGCGGAATCTAACAAAAACGATATGGACGACGATGGAGAGATCGTCGAGCCTTTTGAATTGCCTGCGGTTGATCTTAGCGGTGAAGAACTCAATGTCACCGTGATTCCTCGCCAAGCAGATGAATTCACGTGCTCTGAGTGTTTCCTCGTGCAGCGTAATAATCGGATCGATCATGTAGAAGATGATGGGTCTGTTGTGTGTAAAGACTGCGCATAG
- a CDS encoding DUF3093 domain-containing protein, translating to MTSQNSSAGSAADTSVIYSEKQWVPWHWWLLGAFVVALITAQLAMNRSALWLYAPAVLLTAVAVWVLLSLSKTRIAVEVDPDGTRWLVAGDANLPDSVVSRSMMVPATAKRNAMGRQLDPSAFVVSHEWVPEMVMLVLNDDDDPTPYWLVSSKDPETLLHAFLPHQHPSR from the coding sequence GTGACTTCCCAAAATTCTAGTGCTGGATCAGCTGCAGATACATCGGTTATTTATTCCGAAAAACAATGGGTTCCATGGCACTGGTGGTTACTCGGCGCATTCGTTGTAGCGTTAATTACTGCACAACTTGCTATGAACCGTTCCGCATTGTGGCTGTATGCCCCTGCGGTCCTTCTTACGGCAGTGGCAGTATGGGTATTGTTGTCGCTTTCCAAAACCAGAATTGCAGTCGAAGTTGATCCAGATGGTACCCGTTGGTTGGTTGCTGGCGATGCGAATCTACCTGATTCGGTAGTTTCGCGATCGATGATGGTCCCCGCAACTGCAAAAAGAAATGCAATGGGGCGCCAACTAGACCCCAGCGCTTTTGTGGTCTCACATGAATGGGTACCTGAGATGGTGATGCTGGTCCTAAATGATGATGACGACCCTACGCCCTATTGGCTCGTTTCTTCCAAGGACCCCGAAACACTACTTCATGCATTTTTGCCACATCAACATCCATCTCGATAA
- a CDS encoding copper chaperone PCu(A)C has product MSTSHRIKGAIAVFAMASIALTACSNSQSDSEKKVDTASSAAAAASETNSMSMGADSVMMMNPYVRSMEDGKSMTGIFGEIMNHSDKDVTVVGFSSSINAKMNQLHEVVDGVMKEKEGGFVIPAGGTYTLEPGKDHMMLMGVDKPVAAGDTVSVTLELSDGASVDVKDIPVRKLGAGDENYGADGAVHMDHGTSETMKHDHSHK; this is encoded by the coding sequence ATGTCTACTTCTCATCGCATTAAGGGCGCTATTGCAGTTTTTGCCATGGCTTCTATCGCTTTGACGGCTTGTTCTAACTCTCAATCTGATTCTGAGAAAAAGGTCGATACCGCATCATCCGCTGCGGCGGCGGCTTCCGAAACGAACTCTATGAGCATGGGCGCCGATTCTGTCATGATGATGAACCCATATGTTCGCTCCATGGAAGACGGAAAATCCATGACCGGTATTTTTGGTGAGATTATGAACCACTCTGACAAGGATGTCACGGTTGTGGGATTTAGTTCTTCCATTAACGCCAAGATGAATCAACTTCATGAGGTCGTTGACGGGGTCATGAAAGAAAAAGAAGGCGGATTTGTAATTCCTGCTGGCGGAACCTACACCTTGGAGCCAGGCAAAGATCATATGATGCTCATGGGCGTCGATAAGCCAGTTGCTGCTGGTGACACTGTCTCCGTCACGCTTGAACTATCTGATGGCGCCTCAGTTGACGTTAAGGATATTCCAGTTCGAAAGCTGGGGGCTGGTGATGAAAACTATGGGGCAGACGGTGCAGTGCACATGGATCACGGAACCAGTGAGACAATGAAGCACGATCATAGCCATAAATAA
- a CDS encoding Dyp-type peroxidase, producing the protein MAATPRFTVKSLGENLKMSRRGFLTGTAGVAAAGALSACTESVHDVNAVDADQTVAQEIEPFDGIHQSGIATPAQAHLIVLGLNCRAGVDSAAVRRLLTLWTEDARELTQARNPVGSLEPEMTSSPSRLTVTAGAGARLFDILGKPEMKPAWLKDIPVFSKDRLDPRWGQTDLVLQICSDDPMTAAFVMRHMTRSGSDYAEVKWVQQGFLNARGTLQKGETPRNLFGQKDGTINPHTAEDFDQQVWIDDADDSPRWMRGGTCMVVRRISMNLDTWERLDRQSREVVVGRDLVEGAPLSGGKEHDSADYEAVDEYGLPKIDARSHMALATAPSDLPNQRLLRRAYTYNETPMAGSDQLSNAGLVFCCFQKDPRKQFIPIQQRLDASDRLNEWINHIGSAVYAIFPGTDQKKSESSIWGAALFDS; encoded by the coding sequence ATGGCCGCAACTCCACGTTTCACTGTTAAATCACTAGGCGAAAATCTTAAGATGAGTCGTCGTGGATTTCTTACCGGTACAGCCGGAGTTGCAGCCGCAGGGGCATTGAGTGCGTGCACGGAGTCTGTGCATGATGTGAATGCTGTGGACGCAGATCAAACAGTTGCCCAAGAAATAGAGCCATTCGACGGTATCCATCAATCTGGAATTGCCACTCCTGCACAGGCACATCTTATCGTGCTGGGGCTTAATTGCCGTGCGGGAGTGGATTCTGCTGCAGTGCGACGTTTGCTAACCCTGTGGACCGAGGATGCTCGGGAATTGACTCAGGCGCGAAACCCAGTTGGTAGCCTTGAACCCGAAATGACTTCGTCACCTTCACGCTTGACAGTCACTGCTGGCGCTGGCGCACGGCTATTCGATATTCTCGGCAAACCCGAAATGAAGCCTGCATGGCTTAAAGATATTCCAGTCTTTTCTAAAGACAGGCTTGATCCGCGTTGGGGACAAACTGATCTTGTACTGCAGATTTGTTCAGATGATCCAATGACTGCAGCTTTCGTCATGCGGCATATGACCCGATCAGGATCCGATTACGCTGAAGTTAAATGGGTTCAGCAGGGATTTTTAAACGCTCGGGGCACTTTGCAAAAGGGTGAAACTCCGCGAAATCTATTTGGCCAAAAAGACGGCACCATTAATCCGCATACAGCTGAAGATTTTGACCAGCAGGTTTGGATTGATGATGCAGATGATTCTCCACGCTGGATGCGCGGTGGAACGTGCATGGTTGTTCGGCGTATTTCGATGAACTTAGATACTTGGGAGCGTCTGGATCGTCAGTCCAGAGAGGTAGTAGTTGGACGCGATCTCGTAGAAGGAGCCCCACTTAGCGGTGGAAAAGAGCACGATTCTGCTGACTATGAGGCGGTTGATGAATATGGTCTTCCGAAGATTGATGCCCGTTCCCACATGGCATTAGCAACGGCACCTTCAGATTTGCCTAATCAGAGACTCCTTCGGCGTGCTTATACTTACAATGAGACTCCGATGGCTGGTTCCGATCAGTTATCGAATGCCGGCCTTGTGTTTTGTTGTTTCCAAAAGGATCCGCGTAAACAATTCATCCCGATTCAACAGCGCCTAGATGCTAGCGACCGTTTGAATGAGTGGATCAATCATATCGGTTCTGCGGTGTACGCAATTTTCCCAGGTACAGATCAAAAGAAATCGGAATCTTCCATTTGGGGCGCCGCGTTATTCGATTCTTAG
- the hemQ gene encoding hydrogen peroxide-dependent heme synthase, which translates to MAEKLNFEELNSMQRYSQFAVFRAIPGALGTDRAEIIAQAQSFFDDLGTTGRVEVRGIYDLAGCRAEADFMIWWIAEEFEEIQDAFARFRRETVLGQVSEVAWLGNSLHRPAEFNRSHLPSFIMGEKPGDWITVYPFVRSYDWYIMDPQKRRKILAEHGQAARDFPDVRANTVPAFALGDYEWMLAFEAPRLDRIVDLMHKMRYTEARLHVREETPFFTGRRVSEVSELVNVLP; encoded by the coding sequence ATGGCTGAGAAGCTCAATTTCGAAGAATTAAATAGCATGCAGCGTTATTCGCAGTTTGCTGTTTTCCGTGCGATTCCTGGTGCGTTGGGAACCGATCGTGCAGAAATCATTGCTCAAGCCCAAAGCTTTTTTGACGACCTAGGGACTACTGGGAGAGTGGAAGTTCGTGGGATTTACGACCTAGCAGGTTGTCGTGCGGAAGCGGACTTCATGATTTGGTGGATTGCTGAAGAATTTGAAGAAATTCAAGACGCTTTTGCTCGGTTCCGGAGAGAAACCGTGCTGGGACAAGTCTCTGAAGTTGCATGGTTGGGTAACTCCCTTCATCGGCCAGCGGAGTTTAATCGCTCCCACCTTCCATCCTTTATCATGGGGGAGAAGCCAGGGGATTGGATTACGGTGTATCCATTTGTGCGTTCTTACGATTGGTACATCATGGATCCACAAAAGCGTCGCAAAATTCTAGCTGAGCATGGGCAAGCCGCACGAGACTTCCCAGACGTGCGTGCAAACACCGTTCCAGCGTTTGCGCTTGGTGACTATGAGTGGATGCTTGCATTCGAAGCGCCTCGGCTCGATCGGATTGTAGATCTCATGCATAAGATGCGTTACACGGAGGCCCGTCTTCATGTTCGTGAAGAAACCCCATTTTTTACGGGGCGTCGGGTGTCTGAGGTGTCAGAACTCGTCAACGTTTTGCCGTAG
- a CDS encoding class I SAM-dependent RNA methyltransferase, whose product MTKDKQGIERGSVIDVEILNAAHGGQGIAKYDGRVIFVKGAFPGDRLSANITHVKKKFARATIASIEMPSPLRRQQRCLAAANGAGCCDFGELDPEIEGRYKADLVLEQLERLGKVSQPPSCEVVSFGSPTQWRTRMRLGVDAQGRAGGFAGQSREVVSGVPCSQGVMGLLAGIVGPEQNVLRFTPGSQVVVVRDDLGQRTVVETQPAPRGKRTESMIKVVEGTGKVSQVIDGVTFELPATGFWQAHKDAAQAYADTIREWFGSLIIRNTESSLVAWDLYGGCGSFASAILSAVDNRGVVHCVESAPAAVSAGKRALSQLVEDQKIVFYTATVEQAMNQLPAPTLVVLDPPRVGAGAETVRAIAQSGPQAAIHIGCDPATFARDIAEWNRNGFMLEKLRVFDAFPGTHHCETIGLLTKKTN is encoded by the coding sequence ATGACAAAGGACAAGCAAGGCATTGAACGCGGAAGCGTTATAGATGTTGAAATTCTTAATGCTGCACATGGCGGACAGGGAATTGCCAAATACGATGGACGAGTAATATTCGTGAAAGGCGCTTTCCCAGGGGATCGACTCAGCGCAAATATCACTCATGTGAAAAAGAAGTTTGCTCGGGCTACCATCGCGTCGATCGAGATGCCCTCACCGCTTCGAAGGCAGCAACGATGCCTAGCTGCTGCGAATGGTGCTGGCTGCTGTGATTTTGGTGAATTGGATCCAGAAATTGAGGGCCGGTACAAAGCTGATTTAGTTCTTGAACAATTGGAGAGGCTCGGAAAGGTCTCACAGCCTCCTTCCTGTGAAGTTGTATCATTCGGTTCTCCTACTCAGTGGCGAACCCGCATGCGTTTAGGTGTTGATGCTCAGGGCAGAGCAGGGGGATTCGCAGGTCAGTCACGTGAAGTCGTTTCAGGAGTGCCATGTAGTCAAGGCGTAATGGGGTTGCTTGCTGGCATAGTAGGTCCGGAACAGAATGTATTACGTTTTACCCCAGGATCTCAAGTAGTGGTTGTTCGTGATGATCTCGGTCAGCGCACTGTCGTTGAGACTCAACCAGCGCCCCGCGGTAAACGTACCGAGTCGATGATAAAAGTCGTAGAGGGTACTGGCAAAGTTTCCCAAGTTATTGATGGCGTAACATTTGAACTCCCTGCAACTGGATTTTGGCAAGCTCACAAAGATGCGGCTCAAGCATATGCAGATACCATTCGCGAATGGTTTGGATCTCTAATAATTCGGAATACAGAGTCGTCACTGGTGGCGTGGGATCTCTATGGCGGATGTGGTTCTTTTGCTTCGGCGATTTTATCGGCAGTTGATAATCGTGGTGTTGTCCATTGTGTAGAAAGTGCGCCGGCTGCAGTTTCGGCTGGCAAACGAGCTCTTTCTCAACTAGTGGAGGATCAAAAAATAGTTTTCTACACGGCAACAGTTGAGCAGGCCATGAATCAACTGCCTGCCCCTACTCTCGTTGTATTAGATCCACCCAGAGTAGGAGCTGGTGCTGAAACAGTACGAGCGATTGCACAATCGGGACCACAAGCTGCAATACACATCGGTTGTGACCCTGCCACGTTTGCTCGTGACATCGCCGAATGGAACCGAAACGGTTTTATGTTGGAAAAACTGCGTGTATTCGATGCGTTTCCCGGTACGCATCACTGCGAAACCATCGGTTTATTAACAAAGAAAACTAATTAG
- a CDS encoding DUF3710 domain-containing protein, protein MWPFKRQNGDSDHDENNHEAAAVQRGVDTQKKVTQTDADSPDPIHDAISGETGPFDADSVNIEDFDFSDFAGGILNLGSLLVPLPKTSEVQVEMGPDGPKMLHILTQFGRITPVAFAAPKAPGQWRSATQEIAEGMRADNLDVDFQQGPWGREIVGTSDDGNGVIRIIGVDGPRWMLRVTLAAPSESAERMAELGREVVARTFVRRGNEPILAGSSLPVALPQPLAEQVQQEMMRRAEQQATPIE, encoded by the coding sequence ATGTGGCCTTTTAAACGCCAAAATGGTGATTCTGACCATGATGAAAATAATCATGAGGCAGCTGCTGTACAGCGGGGCGTCGATACGCAAAAAAAAGTCACTCAAACTGATGCAGATTCACCTGACCCAATTCACGATGCAATTTCAGGGGAAACTGGTCCCTTTGATGCTGATTCCGTGAATATTGAGGATTTTGATTTCTCCGATTTTGCAGGCGGCATTCTCAACCTCGGGTCACTTCTTGTACCCTTGCCAAAGACATCAGAAGTCCAAGTGGAAATGGGACCAGATGGACCCAAAATGCTTCACATTTTGACTCAATTCGGTCGTATTACTCCCGTAGCGTTTGCTGCCCCTAAGGCGCCAGGTCAGTGGCGCTCCGCAACCCAAGAAATTGCTGAAGGAATGCGTGCTGACAATCTTGATGTCGATTTCCAACAAGGGCCGTGGGGGCGCGAGATCGTAGGAACCTCCGATGACGGCAACGGTGTGATCCGAATTATTGGTGTTGATGGACCTCGATGGATGCTACGAGTTACTTTGGCAGCGCCATCGGAAAGCGCTGAGCGTATGGCTGAATTGGGTCGAGAGGTTGTAGCGCGTACGTTTGTTCGCCGCGGAAATGAGCCAATTTTGGCGGGAAGTAGTCTTCCAGTAGCTTTGCCACAACCATTGGCAGAACAGGTCCAACAGGAAATGATGCGGCGAGCTGAACAGCAAGCAACTCCAATTGAATAA